Proteins co-encoded in one Tachysurus fulvidraco isolate hzauxx_2018 chromosome 17, HZAU_PFXX_2.0, whole genome shotgun sequence genomic window:
- the LOC113658065 gene encoding DNA-directed RNA polymerase II subunit RPB1-like has protein sequence MNSQPQGQPIRPGHTIWISRSTPYRRPVPAEVMTSFRRYQLRHLTQEFCSFLEHLYSSPLPEQPLLLSHIVQTPLTHTSSTQTSLPPILVDQRTQTDGCPHAEPCCPRLTTPASPPRTSSLPVAYIRPLAVLTSPSRLTSPPFGYIHSLSSSAASSPSYSEPGSPGFVPFSPSPRPGSPDYTPTSPRPDSSGSHYFY, from the exons ATGA ATTCTCAGCCTCAGGGTCAGCCAATTCGTCCTGGTCACACCATCTGGATTTCTCGGTCTACTCCCTATAGGAGGCCTGTTCCTGCTGAGGTCATGACCAGCTTTCGCCGCTATCAGCTGCGTCATCTTACTCAGGAGTTCTGCTCCTTCCTGGAACATCTATATTCCTCCCCACTTCCTGAGCAGCCTCTCTTGCTGTCTCACATTGTACAGACACCTCTGACACATACTTCTTCCACTCAAACCTCTCTGCCTCCCATCCTGGTGGACCAAAGGACACAAACTGATGGTTGTCCTCATGCTGAACCCTGTTGCCCTAGGCTGACAACTCCTGCCTCTCCTCCTCGTACATCCTCTCTCCCTGTTGCCTATATTCGCCCTTTGGCGGTTCTTACCTCTCCTTCTCGTCTCACATCTCCTCCTTTTGGCTACATTCACTCCCTTTCGTCCAGTGCAGCCTCCTCTCCCTCTTACTCTGAGCCTGGTTCCCCAGGCTTTGTTCCTTTCTCCCCTTCTCCTAGGCCTGGGTCCCCAGACTACACTCCTACCTCTCCCAGGCCTGATAGCTCTGGATCTCATTACTTTTACTAA